Part of the Methanothermobacter sp. MT-2 genome is shown below.
ATATAGTGGTCTGAATCATCCCCTTTTTTTGGCCGCATTGAGTTGACCATTAGGGGAATGCAAAACTATTTTTTAAGCTTTCCTTTGGAAATTGTATTATATGATAAAATTAATAGATTATCATATGAGTTCTCGTGTTTTGAAAAAGGAACTTTTGAGAAAATGTGAGGATCTTGGAATACCCCTCGTGGGTTTCGCACCAGTTAAAAGATGGGAAGATCCACCAAAGGAACTTCCCCACAAATTTTCAGAGTGGATACCTAAGGAGTTCCATCCCAGATCAATATACCCAGAGGCAGCTACCGTCATGATAATAGGACTCCCAGTCCAACTCCCTATAGTGGAAACAGCACCCTCCATATATTATCATGAATTATATAAAACCGTGAATACCATGCTGGATTTAAAAGCCTACGAACTCTCAGTTTTTTTGAACATGGAATCATATCCTTCCATTTACCTGCCAAGAGATGGGTATGCTAATATAGATGTGCTGCTTGAAAACCCCTTTGCCTTTTTCTCCCATAAACACGCAGCTTACCTCGCTGGCCTAGGATCCTTCGGACAGAACAATCTAATTCTAACCAGGGAATATGGGCCAAGGATCAGATTCACTTCCATATTCACTTCTGCTTCCATAAAACCAGATCCTATAAAGGTCAAGGATTTATGTATAAGATGTCTTAGGTGTGCTAGTAACTGTCCAGTAGGAGCCATAAAAACAAAGGGAGAGTTCCCACCACCTATAGATAAAAAACTTTGCGCTATGAGGAGCGCGAAACTTTGGAGTAAACATAAATCACCCTGCGGCATTTGTATCAAAGTGTGTCCCGTGGGAGAAGATAGGAAACTATTTAATCGCACCGACATGTCCATATATGATGGAAAAGGCCCTAAAAAGTATAGGAGGGCCTGGTCCCATGTGCAAAAATATGGAACCCTTTAATTCCTTCCTGAAAATGTGAATTGGAGGGAAAAACGGGAGATTGGAAGATTTTATCCAAAAGACGATTATTGCTCCATTCCAATAACATTTTTTGATGAGAATATTAGATGCCAAAATCCAAGATTTAAGCTGGAACACCTCAATGAAGCGATTCTGGGTTTGTAAGAAAAAAATAGTAAATTGTATGGTCAACCATAATTTGGAAGGAACATAAGTAACTGATATTGTGGCCAGCGAAAAAAAAAGACCTTCATCGGTTATTATATTATACCGTCAAGTATCTACATTACTGTTGCTATGGCTTTTTCTTCGTCTTCAACAATTCCTCCAGAAGAATCTGCAACTTTTATCGCTATTTTTAAATAGTATTTTTTCTTGAAATTTTGGGCTTCTGAATGTTCTATTCTCCCTAACAGATCTGAAACTGTTTTTAAACCTTCCAGTGGGGTTTTTGATTTTCCAATGGAAACTCTGCATAAGATTGCATACCTTAGTAGGGTTTAGTGAAAAAAAACCCAAAATGGTGTTAGATTTTTGCATAGTATGTGTGAGATTTCGCAGATAATGGAAGAGGTTCCCTATCATAAACTTTGGCAGTGAGTGGGTAATAAAATGGGAAACCCTTGTCTGTGTTTGAAATCTAACTTCGTTTAAGTTCTCTAATGAAACAAAAAAAAGAGGAAAATTTGGCTTTGTAAAAATCATGATTTTCTCTATTAGGTTTTCACATGCCTGTAAGGTGATAGCGGACGTTTTTGAGCTTGGTTTCCTTGTATCCTTCTCTTTCACTCTTTGAATAGTTTTCATCATCAAAAAAATCTTTTCAAGACAGATATTACTATTTCCACCAAAGTTTCTGAGGCGATATTCAGGTGATTATCTGCATAAAACTAAATATGATTTCTACAGAGCCTAAATTTGGCGTGATCCTTGAAAAGACTTCTTATAATTGAAATTTACCCAAATTTTTTCACGGGACCCGCACAGACTATTGAGAGATTCTGATCATGAATAGAATGGCCAGGATGATGGGTTGATGTATAAAGTATATGAAGAGTGAATGTCTTCCCATGAATGCTAAAAACTTCACGATTTTATACTTTGAAAGGTCTTTTATATGGAATCTTCTTTTATAGTCCTTGTATAGTTTCCCAGCAGCGTATATTCCAAGGGAGACCACACCCATCCATGGTAGGATGGGAAAATAGTCGAGTGTATAAAAGTTTGGTGGGATGATACCAAGCCAGAAAAGATAACTGATATCAAATCTTTGATTTAAGAGGAAAAAACCCACTATTATGAACAAGATAGCTAGTGGGAGATTTAGTTTTTCATGACGTAGTAGAGGGTAGCTGAGTATTATTGCGACTCCTATAAAATGCAGAACCCCAAATATTATATAACCCTCGCCGATCACCAGCCAAGTTACAATGGTGATGATAAAAGCATATGATAGTATCCTTAAACCCCTCTTCACATACTTTAAGATGAGCAAACCTTTATATCCAGAGAGGATAGTGCGCATATAACTGAGTTTGAGGGATGTTCCCACAAGGAATATGAAAATGAAGGCTGTTAACCTCCCAAAGAACCATAAAATGCCGCTTTGGAGGTTGAGTGACACCATCCCAAGATAGTTAAGATCAAATAATGAGTGAAAGGTTATCATCATCAAAACTGCAATTCCCCGGAGCACATCCACCTCCCAAAACCTAGGATATAATCTCTGAAACGACATCATACACCCATTTATTCCTTCAAGATAATAATCAGTTTTTTGATCAGAAATTTTATTTTCCACTCCACTTGCAAGACCCCCCACACACATGGGGGTAGTGGATGGGAAAAATTTAAATACATCTTACAAATAATAAACATTCTGTAGAGGTAGCTCCCGAATCCCCCCCTAAGGATGTGGGGGGTGTAGTGGCCGCGTGAACCGGCCAGTGAAAAATAAGGACATCATCAAAGTTTTCACGAAACCCTATCCACGAGGGTAGTTTACACATGACAAAGTTATTGATAAGAGTTTATGCGGCGTTAGTCCAGCCTGGTTAAGACACTGGCTTGCCACGCCAGCGACCCGGGTTCAAATCCCGGACGCCGCATTGCGGTTGTAGTCTAGTCTGGTTAGGACTCGGGCCTTCCAAGCCCGCGACCCGGGTTCAAATCCCGGCAACCGCATGTACTAGTTCTCTTACAATCCCTAAAATCTTTTTTCTTGGTATTCTTTTGAAATCCAGAGGAAAATTTTTTATAGGCATGGGGGAAATGTTAAAATAATCTTAGTAGATGGTAGATTAATCTTTATCGTGTAAATTTTGGGTTGTGATGTTTATGGTTGGAATTGTAGGATATGGAGTTTACATTCCATTATATCGAA
Proteins encoded:
- a CDS encoding putative Fe-S protein, yielding MIKLIDYHMSSRVLKKELLRKCEDLGIPLVGFAPVKRWEDPPKELPHKFSEWIPKEFHPRSIYPEAATVMIIGLPVQLPIVETAPSIYYHELYKTVNTMLDLKAYELSVFLNMESYPSIYLPRDGYANIDVLLENPFAFFSHKHAAYLAGLGSFGQNNLILTREYGPRIRFTSIFTSASIKPDPIKVKDLCIRCLRCASNCPVGAIKTKGEFPPPIDKKLCAMRSAKLWSKHKSPCGICIKVCPVGEDRKLFNRTDMSIYDGKGPKKYRRAWSHVQKYGTL